The Paraburkholderia sabiae genome includes a region encoding these proteins:
- a CDS encoding HNH endonuclease codes for MTHGSTYYESRGFCIYCGETNNLSDEHIVPYSLGGVHVLRKASCARCADITKKFEQRVSRDLWGDARAAFNAPTRRRKERKTHIEIQDRKNVRNTLKFPVGEYPAGFVFYKMTKAGFLLDLPDDLDLTVHWQMSVIDDSGRRERFLEKHPDNLILKFRHVPYDFGRMLAKIGYGQILTSLDPGDFRPVCLPYILGTKTNVSFVVGGSMDDQAPMDIGYSLETAGFGSLQRLILVATIRLYANTASPAYHVVVGDIEGEENVRRVMQKLELKEGTGNVVLGDHGDKHWSPVKPF; via the coding sequence ATGACGCACGGGTCGACCTACTACGAAAGCCGGGGATTTTGCATTTATTGCGGCGAGACGAACAACCTGTCGGACGAACATATCGTCCCGTATTCACTGGGCGGTGTGCACGTCCTGCGCAAGGCGAGTTGTGCCCGATGCGCCGATATCACGAAGAAATTCGAACAGAGGGTTAGCCGGGACCTTTGGGGGGACGCGCGCGCTGCGTTCAACGCTCCGACTCGACGGAGGAAAGAGCGCAAGACGCACATCGAAATCCAGGACCGCAAGAATGTCCGTAACACCTTGAAGTTCCCGGTGGGTGAATATCCTGCCGGCTTCGTCTTTTACAAGATGACCAAAGCAGGATTTCTCCTCGACCTGCCCGATGATCTCGATCTGACCGTTCACTGGCAAATGTCCGTGATTGACGATTCTGGCCGTCGCGAAAGATTTCTGGAAAAGCACCCGGACAATCTGATCCTGAAATTTCGACATGTACCCTATGACTTTGGCCGGATGCTGGCGAAAATTGGATATGGACAGATTCTGACTTCGCTCGATCCCGGAGATTTCAGACCTGTTTGCCTCCCGTACATCCTTGGCACGAAAACAAATGTATCGTTTGTTGTTGGCGGATCAATGGATGACCAGGCTCCGATGGACATCGGATATAGCCTGGAGACGGCAGGCTTCGGTAGCTTGCAGCGATTGATTCTCGTTGCGACGATACGTCTCTATGCCAACACTGCGTCACCCGCGTATCACGTTGTAGTTGGCGACATCGAAGGAGAGGAAAACGTACGACGCGTTATGCAGAAGCTCGAGCTAAAAGAAGGGACCGGTAACGTCGTTTTAGGCGATCACGGAGATAAACATTGGTCGCCGGTCAAACCCTTCTAA